The Coffea arabica cultivar ET-39 chromosome 8e, Coffea Arabica ET-39 HiFi, whole genome shotgun sequence genome window below encodes:
- the LOC113703871 gene encoding cation/H(+) antiporter 18-like isoform X1, with protein sequence MAPNVTCPGPMKATSNGAFQHDNPLDFALPLAILQICLVLVVTRCLAFVLKPLRQPRVIAEIVGGILLGPSALGRNKSYLKAVFPPRSLTVLDTLANIGLLFFLFLAGLELNFKTLQRTGKTALSIAIAGISVPFALGIGSAFALRATIAEDANAAAFFVFMGVALSITAFPVLARILAELKLLTTDIGKMAMSAAAVNDVAAWILLALAVALSGHNVSHIVPLWVFLCGCGFVICASLFVSPIFKWMSRRCQEGEPVSETYICATLAAVLAAAFVTDTIGIHAMFGAFVLGVLVPKEGPFAGALVEKVEDLVSGLFLPLYFVSSGLKTNVATIRGVQSWGLLVLVICTACLGKIVGTFTVAKLWKMPTAEAVALGFLMNSKGLVELIVLNIGKDRKVLNDQTFAIMVLMALFTTFITTPVVLAVYKPAKRTKKIDYKHRTIERKNANSQLRLLACFHSARNIPSMINLFEASRGTDKHESLCVYAMHLMELSERSSAIQMVQKARRNGLPFWNKGHSSGGNHIVVAFEAFQQLSKVSVRSMTSISSLSDMHEDICGTAERKRAAIIILPFHKHQRLDGSLETTRAEFRGVNSTVLEHASCSVGILVDRGLGGNAHVSASNVSYQIVVLFLGGHDDHEALAYGTRMAEHPGIKLTVVRFLVEPKTVGERVQIEGESNPGGNAVSADEEVLADIKDRVSEDDSVNYEERAVGSSNEVIAAIRAYSRCNLFLVGRMPDGEIALALNERIEYPELGPVGSLLTSPDLSTTASVLVVQQYNEKAPADE encoded by the exons ATGGCTCCAAATGTTACTTGTCCAGGTCCGATGAAGGCAACGTCCAACGGTGCTTTCCAGCACGATAATCCATTGGATTTTGCTCTTCCCCTTGCTATTTTACAGATATGTCTAGTTCTTGTTGTCACTAGATGCCTTGCTTTTGTTCTCAAACCATTACGACAGCCTCGTGTGATTGCAGAAATTGTG GGAGGAATTTTGCTAGGGCCATCAGCTCTTGGAAGAAACAAAAGCTATTTGAAGGCAGTATTCCCACCCAGGAGCCTTACCGTATTGGACACCCTGGCAAACATTGGTCTGctgttctttcttttccttgcggGGTTGGAGTTGAACTTCAAAACTCTGCAACGTACAGGGAAAACTGCCCTTAGCATTGCCATTGCTGGAATATCTGTTCCTTTTGCGTTAGGCATTGGTTCAGCATTTGCCCTCCGAGCAACCATTGCAGAAGATGCAAATGCAGCTGCATTTTTTGTGTTTATGGGTGTGGCACTTTCTATAACTGCCTTCCCAGTTTTAGCCCGCATTTTGGCTGAGCTGAAGCTTTTAACAACTGATATTGGGAAAATGGCCATGTCTGCCGCCGCAGTCAATGATGTGGCTGCATGGATATTGCTTGCTCTTGCTGTTGCTTTATCTGGTCACAACGTTTCTCATATTGTTCCATTATGGGTTTTCCTTTGTGGTTGTGGTTTCGTAATCTGTGCAAGTCTTTTTGTCTCACCAATTTTTAAATGGATGTCTAGGCGTTGCCAGGAAGGTGAGCCTGTCAGTGAGACGTATATATGTGCTACATTAGCTGCTGTGTTGGCCGCTGCATTTGTTACTGATACAATTGGCATTCATGCAATGTTTGGAGCTTTTGTACTTGGAGTTCTTGTTCCAAAGGAAGGGCCATTTGCTGGTGCTCTAGTAGAGAAAGTTGAGGATCTGGTATCTGGTCTTTTTCTCCCTCTGTACTTTGTCTCAAGTGGATTGAAGACCAATGTTGCAACAATCAGAGGTGTTCAATCTTGGGGTCTCTTGGTTCTTGTCATATGTACAGCCTGTTTGGGAAAGATAGTTGGCACTTTCACAGTAGCTAAACTTTGGAAAATGCCCACGGCTGAAGCAGTTGCTCTTGGTTTTCTTATGAACAGCAAAGGCCTCGTGGAACTCATTGTCCTTAACATTGGTAAAGACAGAAAG GTTCTTAATGATCAAACATTTGCCATCATGGTTTTAATGGCTCTCTTCACAACATTTATAACCACTCCTGTAGTGCTGGCTGTGTACAAGCCTGcaaagagaacaaaaaaaattgattacaaGCACAGGACAATTGAAAGAAAGAATGCCAACAGTCAGCTTCGACTCCTTGCTTGCTTCCACAGTGCTAGAAACATCCCATCAATGATAAATCTCTTTGAGGCGTCACGTGGTACTGACAAGCATGAAAGCCTGTGTGTGTATGCAATGCATCTGATGGAGCTATCAGAAAGGTCTTCTGCTATACAAATGGTCCAAAAAGCTAGAAGGAATGGGCTTCCCTTTTGGAACAAAGGCCATTCATCGGGGGGAAACCATATTGTTGTGGCTTTTGAGGCATTTCAACAACTAAGCAAGGTTTCAGTGAGGTCGATGACATCAATCTCTTCGTTGTCTGATATGCATGAAGACATCTGCGGAACTGCTGAGAGAAAGAGGGCAGCAATCATAATCCTACCATTTCACAAGCACCAAAGGCTAGATGGCTCCTTGGAGACCACGCGAGCTGAATTTCGTGGGGTTAACAGTACGGTTCTTGAGCATGCCTCATGCTCTGTAGGGATATTGGTTGATCGTGGGCTAGGTGGGAATGCACATGTATCAGCAAGTAATGTGTCATATCAAATTGTGGTTCTTTTCTTGGGAGGGCATGATGATCATGAAGCACTTGCTTATGGAACTCGGATGGCTGAGCACCCTGGAATCAAGTTGACAGTTGTCCGTTTCTTAGTGGAACCAAAAACTGTCGGGGAGAGAGTTCAAATAGAAGGAGAGAGCAACCCTGGTGGCAATGCTGTCTCAGCAGATGAAGAGGTTCTTGCTGATATTAAGGATAGAGTATCAGAAGACGACTCTGTCAATTACGAAGAGAGAGCTGTTGGGAGCTCAAATGAAGTGATAGCAGCAATTCGTGCCTACAGCCGCTGCAACTTGTTTTTGGTTGGTCGAATGCCTGATGGTGAAATTGCATTGGCGCTGAACGAAAGGATTGAGTACCCAGAACTTGGGCCAGTAGGGAGCTTGTTAACCTCTCCAGATTTGTCAACAACGGCTTCAGTTTTGGTGGTCCAGCAGTATAACGAGAAGGCTCCCGCCGATGAATAA
- the LOC113703870 gene encoding cation/H(+) antiporter 18 has translation MASNATVKCPAPMKATSNGVFQGETPLDYALPLVILQICLVIVLTRILAYLLRPLRQPRVVAEIIGGVILGPSALGRNQKFLHTVFPPRSLTVLDTIANLGLLFFLFLVGLELDPKSLRRTGKKALAIALAGITLPFALGIGTSFALRATISKGVNEGPFLVFMGVALSITAFPVLARILAELKLLTTDVGRMAMSAAAVNDVAAWILLALAVALSGVGRSPLVSLWVLLCGSGFVLCCIFVAPPIFRWMARRCPEGEPVDEMYVCATLAVVLAAGFVTDTIGIHALFGAFVIGVLVPKEGAFAGALVEKVEDLVSGIFLPLYFVSSGLKTNVATIHGAQAWGLLALVIFTACFGKIVGTIFVSLLSKMPFQQAVALGFLMNTKGLVELIVLNIGKDRGVLNDETFAVMVLMALFTTFITTPIVMAVYKPAKMARSEYKHRTIQRKEASTQLRLLTCFHSSRNIPSLINLIEASRGTEKKGGLRVYAMHLMELSERSSAILMVHKARKNGLPFWSKVQDSDSNQVVVAFEAFRHLSKVSIRPTTAISPIATMHEDILAGAEKKGVSMIILPFHKHQRIDGHLEATRADFRHVNRRVLRAAPCSVGILVDRGLGGTSHVSASNVDYTITALFFGGHDDREAVAYGARMAEHPGINLVVVRFTVDPKVAGKSVNLDVNKSSGPEARSDDEEFLSEFKENVKEVRSVTFEEKMVTAAAETVEAVRAYSRCNLFLVGRMPEGQLVAALNNTTDSPELGPVGNFLVAPEFSTRASVLVVQQYCRELSEDSLASLEAEGSGEESN, from the exons ATGGCTTCAAATGCTACGGTAAAATGCCCGGCGCCAATGAAGGCTACCTCAAATGGAGTCTTCCAAGGGGAGACACCCCTTGATTATGCACTTCCTCTGGTAATCTTACAGATATGCCTAGTCATTGTCCTGACAAGGATTCTTGCATACCTTCTGAGGCCTTTAAGACAGCCGCGGGTTGTAGCTGAGATTATT GGAGGAGTCATACTGGGTCCGTCCGCCTTAGGCCGCAACCAAAAATTTCTCCATACGGTGTTTCCGCCCCGGAGTCTGACAGTGTTGGATACAATTGCCAACCTAggactccttttctttttgtttcttgtcGGCCTCGAACTTGATCCGAAGTCCCTTCGTCGGACTGGAAAGAAGGCCTTGGCCATTGCCCTCGCAGGAATTACTCTTCCCTTTGCATTAGGAATTGGGACATCATTTGCTCTTCGTGCGACTATTTCAAAAGGTGTGAATGAAGGCCCATTTTTGGTGTTTATGGGAGTTGCCCTTTCTATCACTGCCTTCCCTGTCCTGGCCCGTATCCTGGCTGAACTGAAGCTTTTAACGACCGATGTTGGTCGCATGGCCATGTCTGCTGCAGCAGTCAATGATGTGGCTGCATGGATTCTACTTGCTCTTGCTGTTGCCCTGTCAGGTGTAGGTCGTTCTCCCCTTGTTTCATTGTGGGTTTTGTTGTGTGGTAGTGGTTTTGTGCTCTGTTGTATTTTTGTAGCGCCTCCCATATTTCGATGGATGGCAAGAAGGTGCCCTGAGGGGGAGCCAGTAGATGAGATGTATGTATGTGCTACACTAGCAGTTGTTCTTGCTGCTGGATTTGTCACTGATACTATTGGAATTCATGCCCTGTTTGGGGCATTTGTGATTGGAGTTCTTGTCCCAAAGGAGGGCGCTTTTGCAGGTGCTCTAGTTGAAAAAGTTGAGGATCTAGTTTCTGGTATTTTCCTTCCCTTGTACTTTGTCTCGAGTGGACTGAAGACCAATGTTGCCACCATTCATGGGGCTCAGGCATGGGGTCTTCTTGCTTTAGTAATTTTCACAGCCTGTTTTGGGAAGATTGTTGGGACCATCTTTGTCTCTCTGTTGTCCAAGATGCCTTTTCAGCAGGCTGTAGCTTTGGGTTTTCTGATGAATACCAAAGGTTTAGTTGAGCTCATTGTCCTCAACATTGGGAAAGACAGGGGG GTTCTTAATGATGAAACATTCGCTGTCATGGTTTTGATGGCTCTCTTCACAACATTTATAACAACGCCTATCGTCATGGCAGTGTATAAGCCGGCTAAAATGGCTAGATCTGAGTATAAACATCGCACTATCCAAAGGAAAGAAGCAAGTACTCAGCTTCGTCTGTTGACCTGCTTCCACAGCTCTAGGAACATTCCATCTCTCATCAATCTCATTGAGGCTTCACGTGGCACTGAGAAGAAAGGAGGACTTCGTGTCTATGCAATGCACCTCATGGAGCTTTCTGAAAGGTCGTCTGCTATTCTCATGGTCCACAAGGCAAGAAAGAATGGGCTGCCCTTCTGGAGCAAGGTGCAGGATTCTGATTCAAATCAAGTTGTTGTTGCTTTCGAGGCTTTTCGGCATCTTAGCAAGGTGTCCATCCGACCTACAACTGCAATCTCACCAATAGCCACAATGCATGAGGACATTCTTGCTGGTGCTGAGAAAAAGGGGGTGAGTATGATCATTCTCCCATTTCATAAGCATCAGAGGATTGATGGGCATCTGGAAGCCACCAGAGCAGACTTTAGGCATGTTAACCGGAGGGTTCTTCGGGCGGCACCATGCTCGGTTGGTATACTTGTCGACCGTGGACTTGGCGGAACATCTCATGTGTCTGCAAGCAACGTTGACTATACCATAACAGCCTTGTTCTTTGGTGGTCATGATGATCGCGAAGCAGTTGCTTATGGTGCGCGGATGGCTGAGCACCCTGGTATCAACTTAGTTGTGGTTCGTTTCACCGTGGATCCCAAGGTTGCTGGAAAATCCGTCAATTTAGATGTGAATAAGAGCTCTGGTCCTGAAGCAAGGTCTGACGATGAAGAGTTCCTTTCTGAATTTAAAGAAAATGTCAAAGAGGTCAGGTCAGTAACATTTGAAGAAAAGATGGTAACAGCTGCTGCAGAGACAGTTGAAGCGGTTCGTGCTTATAGTCGGTGCAACCTGTTTCTGGTTGGAAGAATGCCCGAGGGTCAACTTGTTGCGGCTCTGAACAATACTACTGACAGCCCTGAACTCGGGCCGGTAGGAAACTTCTTGGTTGCCCCCGAGTTTTCTACAAGAGCATCAGTTTTGGTGGTGCAGCAGTACTGCAGAGAGTTATCTGAGGACTCATTGGCCTCCCTGGAGGCAGAGGGATCAGGCGAAGAGTCCAACTGA
- the LOC113703871 gene encoding cation/H(+) antiporter 18-like isoform X2, translated as MAPNVTCPGPMKATSNGAFQHDNPLDFALPLAILQGGILLGPSALGRNKSYLKAVFPPRSLTVLDTLANIGLLFFLFLAGLELNFKTLQRTGKTALSIAIAGISVPFALGIGSAFALRATIAEDANAAAFFVFMGVALSITAFPVLARILAELKLLTTDIGKMAMSAAAVNDVAAWILLALAVALSGHNVSHIVPLWVFLCGCGFVICASLFVSPIFKWMSRRCQEGEPVSETYICATLAAVLAAAFVTDTIGIHAMFGAFVLGVLVPKEGPFAGALVEKVEDLVSGLFLPLYFVSSGLKTNVATIRGVQSWGLLVLVICTACLGKIVGTFTVAKLWKMPTAEAVALGFLMNSKGLVELIVLNIGKDRKVLNDQTFAIMVLMALFTTFITTPVVLAVYKPAKRTKKIDYKHRTIERKNANSQLRLLACFHSARNIPSMINLFEASRGTDKHESLCVYAMHLMELSERSSAIQMVQKARRNGLPFWNKGHSSGGNHIVVAFEAFQQLSKVSVRSMTSISSLSDMHEDICGTAERKRAAIIILPFHKHQRLDGSLETTRAEFRGVNSTVLEHASCSVGILVDRGLGGNAHVSASNVSYQIVVLFLGGHDDHEALAYGTRMAEHPGIKLTVVRFLVEPKTVGERVQIEGESNPGGNAVSADEEVLADIKDRVSEDDSVNYEERAVGSSNEVIAAIRAYSRCNLFLVGRMPDGEIALALNERIEYPELGPVGSLLTSPDLSTTASVLVVQQYNEKAPADE; from the exons ATGGCTCCAAATGTTACTTGTCCAGGTCCGATGAAGGCAACGTCCAACGGTGCTTTCCAGCACGATAATCCATTGGATTTTGCTCTTCCCCTTGCTATTTTACAG GGAGGAATTTTGCTAGGGCCATCAGCTCTTGGAAGAAACAAAAGCTATTTGAAGGCAGTATTCCCACCCAGGAGCCTTACCGTATTGGACACCCTGGCAAACATTGGTCTGctgttctttcttttccttgcggGGTTGGAGTTGAACTTCAAAACTCTGCAACGTACAGGGAAAACTGCCCTTAGCATTGCCATTGCTGGAATATCTGTTCCTTTTGCGTTAGGCATTGGTTCAGCATTTGCCCTCCGAGCAACCATTGCAGAAGATGCAAATGCAGCTGCATTTTTTGTGTTTATGGGTGTGGCACTTTCTATAACTGCCTTCCCAGTTTTAGCCCGCATTTTGGCTGAGCTGAAGCTTTTAACAACTGATATTGGGAAAATGGCCATGTCTGCCGCCGCAGTCAATGATGTGGCTGCATGGATATTGCTTGCTCTTGCTGTTGCTTTATCTGGTCACAACGTTTCTCATATTGTTCCATTATGGGTTTTCCTTTGTGGTTGTGGTTTCGTAATCTGTGCAAGTCTTTTTGTCTCACCAATTTTTAAATGGATGTCTAGGCGTTGCCAGGAAGGTGAGCCTGTCAGTGAGACGTATATATGTGCTACATTAGCTGCTGTGTTGGCCGCTGCATTTGTTACTGATACAATTGGCATTCATGCAATGTTTGGAGCTTTTGTACTTGGAGTTCTTGTTCCAAAGGAAGGGCCATTTGCTGGTGCTCTAGTAGAGAAAGTTGAGGATCTGGTATCTGGTCTTTTTCTCCCTCTGTACTTTGTCTCAAGTGGATTGAAGACCAATGTTGCAACAATCAGAGGTGTTCAATCTTGGGGTCTCTTGGTTCTTGTCATATGTACAGCCTGTTTGGGAAAGATAGTTGGCACTTTCACAGTAGCTAAACTTTGGAAAATGCCCACGGCTGAAGCAGTTGCTCTTGGTTTTCTTATGAACAGCAAAGGCCTCGTGGAACTCATTGTCCTTAACATTGGTAAAGACAGAAAG GTTCTTAATGATCAAACATTTGCCATCATGGTTTTAATGGCTCTCTTCACAACATTTATAACCACTCCTGTAGTGCTGGCTGTGTACAAGCCTGcaaagagaacaaaaaaaattgattacaaGCACAGGACAATTGAAAGAAAGAATGCCAACAGTCAGCTTCGACTCCTTGCTTGCTTCCACAGTGCTAGAAACATCCCATCAATGATAAATCTCTTTGAGGCGTCACGTGGTACTGACAAGCATGAAAGCCTGTGTGTGTATGCAATGCATCTGATGGAGCTATCAGAAAGGTCTTCTGCTATACAAATGGTCCAAAAAGCTAGAAGGAATGGGCTTCCCTTTTGGAACAAAGGCCATTCATCGGGGGGAAACCATATTGTTGTGGCTTTTGAGGCATTTCAACAACTAAGCAAGGTTTCAGTGAGGTCGATGACATCAATCTCTTCGTTGTCTGATATGCATGAAGACATCTGCGGAACTGCTGAGAGAAAGAGGGCAGCAATCATAATCCTACCATTTCACAAGCACCAAAGGCTAGATGGCTCCTTGGAGACCACGCGAGCTGAATTTCGTGGGGTTAACAGTACGGTTCTTGAGCATGCCTCATGCTCTGTAGGGATATTGGTTGATCGTGGGCTAGGTGGGAATGCACATGTATCAGCAAGTAATGTGTCATATCAAATTGTGGTTCTTTTCTTGGGAGGGCATGATGATCATGAAGCACTTGCTTATGGAACTCGGATGGCTGAGCACCCTGGAATCAAGTTGACAGTTGTCCGTTTCTTAGTGGAACCAAAAACTGTCGGGGAGAGAGTTCAAATAGAAGGAGAGAGCAACCCTGGTGGCAATGCTGTCTCAGCAGATGAAGAGGTTCTTGCTGATATTAAGGATAGAGTATCAGAAGACGACTCTGTCAATTACGAAGAGAGAGCTGTTGGGAGCTCAAATGAAGTGATAGCAGCAATTCGTGCCTACAGCCGCTGCAACTTGTTTTTGGTTGGTCGAATGCCTGATGGTGAAATTGCATTGGCGCTGAACGAAAGGATTGAGTACCCAGAACTTGGGCCAGTAGGGAGCTTGTTAACCTCTCCAGATTTGTCAACAACGGCTTCAGTTTTGGTGGTCCAGCAGTATAACGAGAAGGCTCCCGCCGATGAATAA
- the LOC113704341 gene encoding dirigent protein-like, translating to MAAKALIPALFFCFLFSISTISHSYRFYPPAKPCKELVFFFHDILYKGYNRDNATAAIVGAPDWGNKTAVASPFNFGDLVVFDDPITLDNNLHSPPVGRAQGMYLYDQQTTYSAWLSFSLVFNSTEHKGSLNFAGADPLLNKTRDISVIGGTGDFFMARGIATLSTDAFEGDVYFRLRVDIKLYECWK from the coding sequence ATGGCTGCAAAAGCCCTCATCCCTGCTCTCttcttttgcttccttttctcTATCTCCACCATCAGCCatagctacagattttatcctCCTGCGAAACCCTGCAAAGAACTCGTGTTTTTCTTCCACGATATCCTGTACAAAGGCTACAACAGAGACAATGCAACTGCAGCCATAGTTGGGGCACCAGACTGGGGTAACAAAACAGCAGTGGCTTCCCCATTCAACTTCGGAGACTTGGTCGTTTTCGACGATCCCATCACTTTGGACAACAATCTGCATTCACCTCCGGTGGGAAGAGCACAGGGCATGTACCTCTATGATCAGCAAACTACCTATTCTGCTTGGCTTTCGTTCTCCCTCGTCTTCAATTCCACAGAACACAAGGGTTCCCTCAATTTTGCTGGTGCTGATCCATTGCTCAACAAGACTAGGGATATTTCGGTCATAGGTGGAACTGGTGACTTCTTCATGGCTAGAGGGATTGCCACTTTGTCGACTGATGCATTTGAAGGAGATGTCTATTTCCGGCTGCGAGTTGATATTAAGTTGTATGAATGCTGGAAGTGA
- the LOC113705021 gene encoding dirigent protein 6-like, whose protein sequence is MKKRTNMKKSFCNVFFLVAFCFILSHARKIKPEKPCKHLTVFYHDIIFNGTNTANATSAATANPTQLGNTNFGMLVVFDDPITKDRLLLSPPIARAQGFYFYDMKDTYNAWFAYTLIFNSTEHKGTINIMGADMMMEETRDLSVVGGTGDFFMARGVATFRTDTQQGTAYFRLQMDIKLYECY, encoded by the coding sequence ATGAAGAAAAGAACCAATATGAAGAAATCCTTTTGCAACGTCTTCTTTCTCGTTGCATTTTGTTTCATTCTTAGCCACGCTAGGAAGATAAAACCTGAAAAACCATGCAAACATTTGACAGTGTTTTACCACGACATCATCTTTAACGGAACAAACACCGCAAATGCTACCTCTGCAGCCACGGCAAATCCGACTCAACTAGGAAACACCAATTTTGGGATGCTCGTGGTTTTCGACGATCCAATTACAAAAGACCGGCTTCTTCTTTCTCCCCCGATAGCGCGAGCTCAAGGGTTCTACTTTTACGACATGAAAGATACTTATAATGCATGGTTTGCTTATACCTTGATATTTAACTCAACTGAGCATAAGGGTACTATTAACATCATGGGGGCTGACATGATGATGGAGGAGACTAGGGATCTCTCGGTGGTTGGAGGAACAGGCGACTTCTTCATGGCTAGAGGCGTTGCAACATTTCGTACTGATACTCAGCAAGGTACTGCTTATTTTCGCCTCCAAATGGACATCAAGTTGTACGAATGCTACTAG